Genomic window (Polypterus senegalus isolate Bchr_013 unplaced genomic scaffold, ASM1683550v1 scaffold_775, whole genome shotgun sequence):
ttttgatgttttttttatattattattgacTGCATGGGTAGATTGTTGTAGCAGTTCTGATATTGATTTAAAGCATATAATACCATAAATCcaaattcaaatgtatttacaGAGTAGAACGACTTTGGCGTGATGTCTGGATTGCAGTCACTAGCAAGTACCATGATGTTCTTCACTCACTTGAGGAGGATGGCCTGCTTGACATTTCAGATGTCATTCATCTCTTTGGTGTCCACTACATCTTTGTCCCTCGACTCCGAGCAGATCTTGTCACCTTTGTTGGAGGATGGAATAATCATCCCCTCAGGACAGAAGGTGGTCTCACTCCTGAACAGCTCTGGTGTATGGGACATCTACAAGAGCTGGATGAGGGCGAGACTTGAGGTACCAGATCATAATTTTTTGCTCTTCTGAAACTCTGCTCTTCTGAAATTAACATATTAAACACTTGTGGCACATCTGCGAGATGCTTCTGGTGATTTTATACATTCTTGCCTATCAATTACCACTAATGTAAATCACAgtaagaagaacatgaaaacaaaggcattctttttaaattgttgtatttattggaaaaaacgcttacacaaaataacattactcCCAAAAGTACCTATTCTGGAATAATGACTATTATATATGTTTGTGGATTTGAAGGAGCTTCAGGATCCAGGCATTGACTGGGAGAGTGCTGTACTGCAAGAAGAATCTAACAGCACAGTTGTGGTTCCTGAAATTGAATGCCCACTGGATGAGGAAACCCTGGAGGGACTTCAGAGAACAATTAATCCCTTGGAACATTCAGAATCTTACGTCGTGACCTGTATATACAATTCTTGCTACTGGTGTCAAACCAACAGTGACACTTAAGATGGACGTGAAAGTCAACGCTCTTTTGTTCTCAAATACTGGATTTCTTTGCTGAAAGATTACAGATTACAATTCAGATTACAAGTAGACAATCAAACAAAGCACTTGCTTAATATCTATCAACGTAGGACCCTACACAAAGTTTTGAAGTCttatcattttcatgaaacaGCTACGAACATCTTAACAGCTAATGTTTAGAAACATTTTTACTCATTTAGTTTCCAAATTACAAGACAACAATGTGTTAAACTCTGTGGAATCCACCACCATATCTAACTGCTGCACTCATTATGGTTTTAAACATTGTGTACGTGTCCAGATGCTGCACTGGAAAAGTCACAGTACAAGTGCATGCACTCACAACTGGGTAACAAATTGAGTGATCTCCCAGCCGCTCCTTACATTCGTGGTCAAACTTGCatgttattttgaaatgtctCTTTTCATCAGGAAGGATGGGAACATGGGACTGGCCGGTCATCCACTGGAGCACATGCTGGACAGCAAGAGACTCTGATTTTTCACCACCTGCACCGCCTGTGTTTCCATCTGTgatgtttgaaaatgtttctgaagtcttttctaaataaaaagcaatctggattacaatgttttaaattaacaacTAAGAATACTTCCTAGTGCCCTGTAtgttaaagcaaaaatatttaacagatgCATACGGTATATATACACAATACTATAGGTATATACAGCTAATACTATATAGTACCTGATGCTTCAATCTCCTGCAAGAAATCTTGCAAAAAATTTATGATCTTCCTCTCAGTTCTCTCCCTAGATGTCCCCTTTTCACTGAAATGTGGTTGGCAGCTCATCATAATGAAATCAGCGTCTGGCtgtaaataaggaaataaagtagattatattatagatatattgtTCAttcaaaactaataaataaatacaggataacTACAGTACAGATAAGTGGACTGTCTTCGGATCAGACTGAAGCTGCTATGTTAATACTTACTTTGAGGATTTTCCCAGGCACAAACAAACTGTGGCAAGCTTCAGGATTTACAGCCATCAGGTTCACAAGACCATACAGTTCCATGCCCTTTCTGAGCTGCTGTAGCATTGGAATCAGTCTTGTTGTAGAGTGTAAGACAATggcacttaaagaaaacaaaacaaaatgaaaaactagttGGGGATGGGTTAATgatctctctgactttttctaaaCGTATCATGCTTTCCTTACTATCCATCTTTATCTGGTTTGTGTAtccacaggtgacaatttcatcAGCCCACAACATCAGAGACTGTATGTCTGCTGCATCTTCAACCTGGAAATGTATAATGTGAAAGAGGAAATACAGAAggttaaaagtgtttaaaaacacCATACTCATAATATATCATGTGCCAGAGCTAAACCAGGTGCTCACTTTGCTGATGAGCAGGGAAGATTCCACATCTGCAACATCCTCCTTAGACAGACAGCTGAAATCAACCTCTCCTGAGCAGAGGAAATTGTAGCACCATTCTTTGAAAAGGCAGGAGATGGGCCTCCTTGAGGCTGACTGCAATTATTTCACCAACAGTTCTGTGAAGACAAATGATTATAATTCATTTTCAggtaacatttacaaaatatcgGATGCATTAAATGTAATACACAAAGCTCGTATGTAACCAACCTGAAGTTTTCATTATCAAGATCGGTCAGAGAATACTTGGGGTTTTTGCCCTTGTTCTCAGGTCCTTCAAAGAATCTGCTTTCAATACCTGAAATCATgtctttcatacaaaaaatatccGCATTTTTAAGTTATCCATTATTTTTGACACTAGGACAAAACAGGTAATAGGCAACTCACCACTCAAAAACTCTTTCCTAAGTGCTCCTGTATCCACGCCTGCCTCTCCAATGAAAACCACCCTAAGAACACTGGTGGGAGATGCAGATTTTTTTCTCTGCCACTGGAGAATGCCTCTGTCTGGAAGGTCTTCTCTGTCCACACACAACTTAAATTCTGTTGTGGTGTCGACTTGTTGTTCAAGGCAACGCAATACATCTTCCACGCTTAACAAAAACAGGGTAGAAAACATCCTAAGTtctcaaagaaaaataatcatcttTAGATTAAAAGAGGCTACCACATTAAACTTGATTAGAACTTATCGCAGCATGTTCTGTGCAACAATCTTTAACCATAATTTAAAGTAGTGTGatcataaaatgttttatatgaaaTTAAAACCCAGCTATTGTTTAAAAGATCTTACACATAATTTTAACAAATGGTTCTGCATAATAGTGTGTATATGAACTATAATAGAGCAAAGATTACCTGTCTGTTGTGCATACTGAAGTTTGAGTTGGTGTGCATGTAGTTTGGTCATTTTCTTCAGGCACCATGCATTGAAAGCTGTTGacgaaacaaagtaaaaaaaatacatatgtttgCGTGGACTGTTACTGattaacatttttcataaatgGCTGAAAAAGATTACCTATCCCACACAGACTTGCGTGGACTGTGATCTCATCTTCAGGAAAGTCCT
Coding sequences:
- the LOC120521729 gene encoding uncharacterized protein LOC120521729; the encoded protein is MAESNNGSNNTTPQYQETLDTSPLPPDSQHFSKMPKKLCYQCNEVMPLQMLAVHINTCKGKFSPDETDDEESELCIVKSKCKVICPICTKDFPEDEITVHASLCGIAFNAWCLKKMTKLHAHQLKLQYAQQTDMISGIESRFFEGPENKGKNPKYSLTDLDNENFRLVTYELCSASRRPISCLFKEWCYNFLCSGEVDFSCLSKEDVADVESSLLISKVEDAADIQSLMLWADEIVTCGYTNQIKMDSKESMIRAIVLHSTTRLIPMLQQLRKGMELYGLVNLMAVNPEACHSLFVPGKILKPDADFIMMSCQPHFSEKGTSRERTERKIINFLQDFLQEIEASEKTSETFSNITDGNTGGAGGEKSESLAVQHVLQWMTGQSHVPILPDEKRHFKITCKFDHECKERLGDHSICYPVVSACTCTVTFPVQHLDTYTMFKTIMSAAVRYGGGFHRV